From the genome of Thiobacter sp. AK1:
TCGACTCGGCCAACAAACCCCTCTATCCTTCCTCCTCCAACACCAACCCGAGTGCCAAAGGTGGTGGACTCATACATGAGCTTGAGCAGCGTCGGGGGCTACGGTATAGTGCCACTCTGCCATTTGAACACTTGGGAGAGCGCACGCCAGTCGTGCCGCCGAAGGCGCAAGCACCCATAACCGCTCAGGCAAACGGACCAGGTGTTCAGGCAACTCTGGAGAGCGACGGTCGGTTCGAGCCGTCCACCGAAGGGGCACGCGGCATTCGCCGCAATCTCTCAGGTACCGGGACAGAGGGGTGAAGTTGACCGGGACGTTCGGTCTGCCGGGCGTAATCGCACTTGCCCCGTCCCGTCACCGCGCGTGAATCCATCAGGCCGGCGGCTTCCGTGCCCGCGGTAGCCGGACGAAAACTCATGCTGAAAACGACCGCACTCAACGCCGCACACCGCGCCCTCGGCGCCAAGATGGTGGATTTCTCCGGCTGGGAGATGCCCCTGCATTATGGTTCTCAGGTCGAGGAACACCACAAGGTGCGCCGTGACGTGGGTATGTTCGACGTCTCCCACATGCTGGCCATCGACTTCCATGGCGTGGGCAGCCGCGATTTTCTGCGTTATCTCCTCGCCAACAACGTGGACCGCCTGCAGCTCCCGGGCAAGGCCATGTATTCCTGCATGCTCAACGAGCAGGGGGGCGTGCTGGACGATCTCATCGTCTATTACCTGTCCGAGGACTGGTTCCGCATGGTGGTCAATGCTGGCACCGCGGACAAGGATCTCGCCTGGATCCAAGCCCAGCGGGATGCGCATGCCACGAGCGTGACGGTGGTGCCCCGGCGCGACCTCGCCATCCTGGCCGTGCAGGGCCCCAATGCGCGGGCGCGCGTATGGCTGGCGCGCCCCGAGTTGCGCGCGGCCACCGAGTCGCTCAAACCCTTCCAGGCGGTGGCGTTGGATGGCTGGTTCGTGGGCCGCACCGGCTATACCGGTGAGGATGGTTTCGAAATCATTCTACCGGCGGGCGAGATCGAGGATTTCTGGTGGCTGCTAAATCAGCTTGGCGTCGCGCCAGTCGGCTTGGGGGCGCGGGATACCCTGCGCCTGGAGGCGGGCATGAATCTCTACGGCCAGGACATGGACGAGACCACTACACCCCTGGAATCCGGTCTGGCGTGGACCGTGGATCTCAAGAGCCCGCGCGACTTCGTTGGCAAGCATGCCTTGGAGGAAAGCCACGTCACGCGCAACCTCTACGGCGTGGTGCTTCTGGACCGAGGCGTGTTACGGGCGCACCAGCGCGTGATCACCGCCCACGGCGAGGGCGAGACCACCAGCGGCAGCTTCGCGCCCACCCTTAACCGTTCCATCGCCCTGGCGCGCCTGCCGGTGCAGGTGGAAGTGGACGACCAGGTGCAGGTGGCGGTTCGAGACAAGTTGTTGGCGGCAAAGGTGGTGAAATATCCCTTCGTGCGCAATGGCAAGAGTCTGATCGACTGAAGGAACCTTGATGAGCATTCCCTCCGACTTGAAATACACCAAGACCCACGAATGGGTGCGCCGAGAGGTGGACGGCACCGTCAGCGTGGGCATCACGCATCATGCCCAGGATTTGCTGGGTGACATGGTCTTTGTGGAAAATCCCGCCGTGGGACGCAAGCTCGCCGCCGGCGAGGAATGCGCGGTGGTGGAATCGGTCAAGGCCGCCTCCGACGTGTATGCCCCCGTGTCTGGCGAGGTGGTGGCGGTGAACGAAGATGTCGCTGCCAGCCCGGAAAAGCTTAACCAGGACCCGTACGGCGCGTGGATGTTCCGCATCCGGCCCAGTGAGCCCGCGCAGCTCGATGGCCTGCTCGATGCCGCGGCCTATGCGGCGCTGGTGGAGAGCGAGTCGCACTGATGGCATTCGCGGCCGCGCAGCGGGCGCGGCTCGCTGCGCACGGCCGCGTCCATCACGGCGGACGATCGAATCGGGAACTTCGCATGCCTTTCATTCCCCACACCGAAGACGATGTGCGTGCGATGCTGGCCAGCATCGGCGTCGCCTCCATTGACGAGCTGTTCGACGAAATCCCGCCGGGGCTAGCCAGCAAACGCCTTGAACGTGTGCCCGAGGGGCTCACCGAAATGGAAGTGGCGCGACTGGCCCAGGCGCGCGCGGAACGCGACGGCTTTTACCTCAACTTCATCGGCGCGGGCGCCTACGAGCACCACATCCCCGCCGCCGTGTGGCAGATCGTCACCCGCGGCGAATTCTATTCCGCCTACACGCCCTATCAGGCCGAGGCGAGCCAGGGCACGCTGCAGGTGCTGTACGAATACCAGACCATGATGGCCTCGCTCACCGCGCTGGATGTTTCCAATGCCAGCCTGTACGACGGGGCCTCCGCGCTGGCGGAAGCGGTGCTGATGGCCGTGCGCGCACACAAGAGTGCACGCCGCGTGGCCTTACCGCGCACCGTGCACCCGTTCTACCGGCGGGTGGTGCAGACCCTAGTCACGCCCCAGGACATCGAGCTTTTGGAGGTGGAATTCGATCCCAGCCAAGGCATCACCGATCCGGGCTGCCTACCCGAGGGCGAGTTGGCGGCGGTAGTGATTCCCCAGCCCAATTTCTTCGGCTGTCTGGAGGCCGTGGATGAGCTCACCGACGCGGCCCATGCCCGTGGCGCCTTGGCTATCGCCCTCGTCAATCCCACCGCCCTTGCCCTGCTCAAGCCGCCGGGCCAGTGGGGACAGAAGGGGGCCGACATCGCCGTCGGTGATGGCCAGCCGCTGGGTGCGCCGTTATCCTCGGGCGGGCCCTATTTCGGCTTCATGTGCTGCCGTCAGGCCCTGGTGCGGCAGATGCCGGGCCGCATCATCGGCCGCACGGTGGACCTGGACGGCCAACCTGGCTTCACCCTCACGCTGCAGGCGCGCGAGCAGCACATTCGGCGCGCGAAAGCCACGTCCAACATCTGCACCAACCAGGGCCTGCTGGTGACCGCGGCGACGATTTATCTTGCCCTGCTGGGCCCGGAAGGACTCAAACGCGTGGCCGCCACCTGTCATGCCAACACGCAACGGCTCATCGAGGCGCTCACTGCCATTCCAGGCGTGCGCCGGCTGTTTGGCCGCCCCTTCTTCCACGAAGTGGTGCTGCAACTGGCCACCCCAGTGGCGGGCGTGCTCTACGGGTTGGAAGCCCAGGGCATCGTCGGTGGTTTCGATCTCACGCCCCACTACCCGGAACTGGGTCACGCACTCCTGGTGTGCGCCACCGAAACCCGCACGGAAGCGGACATCGCGCGCTACGCGGAACACCTGGCGCGCATCCTGGGCCGACAGCAAAGTGCGCCACCCTGTCCCATCCAACCCAAGCTCTGATACCTTGAGCCAAGAAAGGAGGCAACATGAGCACCGTCACCCTGGAAGGCACGCCCTTGCACGTGAGTGGCCATTTCCCGCAGCCCGGCGAGAAGCTGCATAGCTTCATGCTGGTGGACAAGGATCTCAATGACGTCTCCCTGGCCAAGTTCGCTGGCAAGCGCAAGGTCTTGTCCATCGTGCCCAGCCTGGACACGCCGGTGTGTGCGCAGAGCACGCGTGTGTTCAACGAGAAGGCCGCGGGGTTACCCAATACCGTGGTGCTGGTGATTTCCGCCGACCTGCCTTTCGCCCAGGCGCGCTTTTGCGGCGCCGAGGGGATTGCCAACGTGATCACCCTGTCTTCCATGCGTGGCCGGGATTTCGCCAAGGACTACGGGGTGATGATCACGGACTATCCTCTGGCCGGCCTCATGGCGCGCGCGGTGATCGTGGCCGACGAAAACGACACCGTGCTCTATTCGCAACTGGTGCCGGAAATCACCCAGGAGCCGGATTACGATGCGGCCCTCGCCGCGCTGAAATGAATCGTTCGTCGCCGCCCCCCAGGCCATGCGCTAAACGAGGCGCAATCTAGCTGCCGCGGGCGCCGGAAAAGAGTCTTTCCCATGCTGATATTCGAACGCTCCCGCCCGGGCCGCCGTGCGACGGCCCAGATGCCTGCCACCCTGCCGGCGCTGGACCTGCCGGTCGAGTTTCTGCGCCAGGATGCGCCGCTACTGCCGGAATGCTCGGAACTGGACGTGGTGCGCCACTACACGCGCCTGTCGCAAAAGAATTTCTCCATCGACACCCATTTCTATCCCCTGGGTTCCTGTACCATGAAATACAACCCACGGGCGTGCAATGGCCTGGCCATGCTGCCCCAGTTCCTTGCGCGCCATCCCCAGGCGGCGGCGGCCACCGGGCAGGGATTTCTCGCCTGTTTGTTCGAATTGCAGGAGATCCTCAAGGATGTCACCGGCATGGCCGGTGTGAGTCTTGCCCCCATGGCGGGGGCTCAGGGGGAATTCGCGGGCGTGGCCATGATCCGTGCCTATCATCTTTCCCGCGGCGACACCGCCCGGCGGGAGATGCTGGTGCCCGATGCGGCCCACGGCACCAACCCGGCCACGGCGGTGATGTGTGGTTACACAGTGAAGGAGATTCCCACCGATCGCAACGGCGACGTGCATCTTGACGCCCTGCGTGCCGCAGTGGGGCCGCATACCGCGGGCCTGATGCTCACCAATCCTTCCACTTTGGGCGTGTTCGAGCGCAACATCGTCGAGATTGCGCGCATCGTCCATGAGGCGGGGGGGCTGCTCTACTACGATGGCGCGAACCTCAACGCCATCCTGGGTCGCGTGCGCCCGGGCGACATGGGTTTCGACGTGATCCACATGAATCTGCACAAGACCTTCTCCACGCCCCATGGCGGCGGTGGGCCCGGCGCCGGGCCGGTGGGCGTGTCGGAGCGGTTGCTGCCCTTCCTGCCCGTGCCCATCGTGCACGAGGAGCGGGGCGTGTATCGCTGGCTCACCGAACGCGATCGTCCCCAGAGCATCGGCCGCCTGTCAGCGCACATGGGCAACGCCGGCGTGCTGCTGCGGGCTTGGGTCTATGCGCGCATGCTGGGGCGCGAGGGCATGCATCGCGTCGCCGAATATGCCACCCTGAACGCCAACTATCTGATGGCCGAACTGAAGAAGGCCGGCTTCGAACTCGCCTACCCCATGCGCCGCGCCAGCCACGAATTCATCATCACCCTGAAAGCTCTCAAGGAACAAACCGGGGTGACTGCCATGGACGTGGCCAAGCGGCTGCTCGACAAGGGTTTTTACGCGCCCACCACCTACTTTCCCCTGCTGGTGCCGGAGTGCCTGCTGATCGAACCCACGGAAACGGAATCCAAAGAGACGCTGGATGCCTTCGTGGCCGCACTCAAGGAAATCGTCGAAGAGGCCCACCTCGATCCGGAACGGGTGAAGGGCGCGCCCTACACCACGCCGGTGCGGCGTCTCGATGACGTGCGCGCGGCGCGGGAGCTGGATCTGGTGTACAAGCCGGCCGCCTGATGGAATCGCCCCACAAGAGTAAAAGCGGGCTGGCACGCATCGGACGGGCCTTGTTCTATTCTCTCGCCGGCTTGCGGGCGGCACTGCGCCACGAGCATGCCTTCCGTCAGGAGCTCGTGCTGGCGGCGCTGCTCATCCCCACGAGCCTGTTTTTGCCGGCGAGCGGCACGGGCCACGCCCTGATGATCGGCTCGGTGCTTCTGGTGCTGGTCGTCGAGCTAATCAATTCCGCCGTGGAGGCGGTGGTGGACCGAGTGTCCACCGAGGATCATCCCCTCGCCAAGCGGGCCAAGGACATGGGCAGCGCGGCGGTGTTCCTCGCGCTAGTCAACGTGCCCATGGTGTGGGGGCTGGTGCTGTTGGGATGAGCCGGCCTACGCGGCGGCCAGTTCTTGCAGAAGCTTTTGTAGCTCGCCCTTCTGGTACATCTCCGTCATGATGTCGGAGCCGCCTATGAATTGCCCCCGCACGTAGAGCTGGGGAATGGTAGGCCAGTTGGAGAAATCCTTGATGCCCTGGCGAATGGCTGGGTCCGCCAGCACGTTCACGGAAAAGAAATCCTTCACGCCGCAGGCACGCAGCAAGTTCACCGCATTGGCAGAAAAACCGCACTGGGGAAACTGGGGCGTGCCCTTCATGTACAGCACCACGGGGTGGCTATCGATCTGTTCACGGATCACGTCTTGGATGCTCATCTTCACCTCCAGCGAATGGATAATTCCCGAGCAAGTTACTAAAGTATTGCCGCCCTGTCAACCGGGCGGGGTGCCCGGCGCGGCAGCGCCTTGCGTAGCAGATGGGGCAGCAACAGCCGTAAGGGCATGCGCAGCCAGTGGCCGCGCAGGTAGAGGATGAAATGCGCAAGCCCCGTGAAGGGGCCACGACAACTGGGATGTTTCGGGCGGAAGCCCTCTTGGGCGAGCCAGTCCATGGCGAGCGTGACGGGCCAGGCGGGCGCGGCCGTGGCCGCGGCTTGGGCGACTTCCCCGGGAATCGGGGTGCCCAACACGCGCCGGGCGTAGCGTAGGCCGTAGTAGAGCGGTCGGGCCAGGTCCAGGGCCTGGGCGCGGGGCACGAGTGTGTCCCAGAAGCCGGGCTCGGGGCCGAAGTGGCGCAGCAGCCCATCAAAGTCTAGCAGGTCGCGCAGCGCCCGATCCGTTTCCCCCTCGTAAAACAGGTGGGTGGCGCAATGGATCACCAAATCGACTGGGGCGGGCACGAAAAAGCCCGGGGCCTGGAGGGCTGGGCGCACCAAGTCCAGGATGAGCGAGGGGTCAGGGCGGTGGCGCGCGGTGCGGGGCAGGATGTTGTGGTGCACGTCGATCACCGTTTGGCGCCGGGTGTGCTCCAGGGGCGGGATCTCGTGCATCCATTGCCGGTAATAGCGTTGGTCGTAGGGATCGAGTTTCATGGGCGCCCAACCGTGTTCCAGGAGGGCTGCTTCCACGACCGCCAGATGTTCCCGTGGCACCAGGAGATCCACGTCCCCAAAGAGTCGGCCGGCGGCGACAGGTAGGCCGGCGGCGGCGTAGGCCGCGCCTTTGAGCAGCACCGCGGGGGCACCCGTGTCGGCGAGGGCGGCGCGGATGCGCGCGAGCTCCCAGGCCAAGGCCTCTTGCAAGCGCTTGCACACCGTGAGCGCCCCTGCCAGATGGCGTTGCGCCTGCGCCGGCACGGGCACGCCGGCTTCCTGCACGACCAGGGCAAGCCGTGCCATGAGACCTGCGCGGCGCGCTTGGCGCAGGGCGAGATCCCACTGGGCAGCCGAGAGGGCAGGCGCCATGGCAGGGGTGGTCAATAGGCGCAATAGCAGGTCAGGGGCCATCGGCGAGACGGGTGAAGATGTTCAGAGCATCTTCCAGTCGGCTGTAGGTGAAATCGAAACACTCAACCGTTGCGATTAGGCGCGCCAGCGTGTCGTACCCGCAGCTTCCCAGCGCGCTGTAGTTGAAGGCGTTGTGGGCGAGTTCCAGCAAGGCATGAGCCCGGGGGTGGGGGGTGAGCCGGGGCGCCGAGTCTGGGACATAGCGGGGGAAGATCACCCAGGCGGGGTGCGCCGGCTCTTCCATGCGCGCGACGCTTTCTTGGGGTGGCTTCATGTGGGCAACCGTGCCCTTCAGGGTGTCATGGGCAGGCGGGCCGAACACGGCCTCTGGCGCCCAAGCGCGCAGGAGAGGCAGCGACGTGTTCTTCAAGCTCACGGGTCGCGCCAGGGCGTGCACCAGGCCGGTTTCCGGGTCGATCAGGGTAAGCTCGTCAGATAGCAGGCGCCAGCCCCGTTGCACCAGGGCGGCGGTGAGGGTGCTCTTGCCCGATCCCGGTGGCGCCGGCAGGATGGCGGCGCGTCCTTTCTGCTCGATCACCGCCGCGTGCACGACGAGATACCAATGGGCGTGCTGGGCCACGCTCCAGTTGAGTCCCCATTCCAGCATGGGGAAGGCGTGATCGTAGGGCAGGGGCTTGAAGGGCACGAAATCGTCGAACGCAAACTTGACCTGCGGCCGCCACCAGCGGCGCAGCCCCAGCGGCCGCAACAAGCGGACGTGGAAATCACAGAAGACCTCGTCCGCCAGCACGGGATGGTCGGCATAAAGCAGGGTGAGGCTGTCCACCACCGCCGAAATCCGGCTGCGTATGCGCACCGTGAAAGGACCGGTGCGCAGGCACAGGCCGGGGCCGGCGAGCCGATGGCGGATGTCCTCCAGAGGAAGCTCGCGCAGGTTCAAGAAAGCTTTTCGGCTTCGGCGAGATGCGCACGCGCCAGGGCGGCGAGCGCCCTCTCCAATGCCTCTCGCTCTTCGCTCGCCAATTCTGCCACGGGACGGTCGACGAGCGCGCGCGCCAGTTCGTCCAGGTCCATGGCGTGATCCAGCAGGCAGGATAGGACCTGGCCGGTGAACGGGTCAAGCAGGTGGGTATCGCCACTGGCGCCGTGGAACGCGGTGTAGCCATCTTCCCACGGCGTCAGGCGCACCCGGTGGGTGGGGTTCACCCGCCAGCGTACGTCGGTCATGGTTCACCGATGGTTGCCGTGGGCGTCATAGCCGCAGTAGAGGCGGCTGTACTGGTCCCACTCACTCTTGAGCTGGTCCAGGGCTGCGCCGCAATCCCGGGTGGCGGCATCGAAGGCGGCCTGATAGGCGTTGATCACCTTTTGGGGCGTGTCGTAGAGGGGCAGGTAGCGCCAGGCGAAGGTGGCGGCATTGAGCAGCGCGGCCACCGCATGGAAGGAGGCGTTGCGCACCTTGGCGTAGTAGCCCTGCATGTTGCAGGTGTTGGGGATGGAAACCAGGTCGAGATTGTGGGACTGTTGGGCCACCTCCCCCAGCGTCGCGTTATTGTTGAACACGTTGCGACCAAACACGGTGTTGAACACCATGCTGGGGAGGTAAAGATCGTCGGTGAGCTTGCCCCAAATTTCCGGGTGTTGGCCCCAGTAACCCGGGCTGCACCCGCACTGGGTGTCGCCCTGTTGGTTGGAGAGGTTGCCCGAGAGGATGGCCGAGCGGGTGCACTGATTGCCGCCGCTGTGACCCAGCACGGGATGGCTCACCAGAGTGAGGATGATCCCGGAGCCCGCCAGCCCTGCACCGGTGAAGCGTCGCCGGCTTGGGTCGACCGGTGTGGCCGTGTGGCCTGGGAGTCCGTGGGGGGTTCTTTCCTGTTCTGCCATGAATCGCTC
Proteins encoded in this window:
- the gcvT gene encoding glycine cleavage system aminomethyltransferase GcvT, translating into MLKTTALNAAHRALGAKMVDFSGWEMPLHYGSQVEEHHKVRRDVGMFDVSHMLAIDFHGVGSRDFLRYLLANNVDRLQLPGKAMYSCMLNEQGGVLDDLIVYYLSEDWFRMVVNAGTADKDLAWIQAQRDAHATSVTVVPRRDLAILAVQGPNARARVWLARPELRAATESLKPFQAVALDGWFVGRTGYTGEDGFEIILPAGEIEDFWWLLNQLGVAPVGLGARDTLRLEAGMNLYGQDMDETTTPLESGLAWTVDLKSPRDFVGKHALEESHVTRNLYGVVLLDRGVLRAHQRVITAHGEGETTSGSFAPTLNRSIALARLPVQVEVDDQVQVAVRDKLLAAKVVKYPFVRNGKSLID
- the gcvH gene encoding glycine cleavage system protein GcvH — protein: MMSIPSDLKYTKTHEWVRREVDGTVSVGITHHAQDLLGDMVFVENPAVGRKLAAGEECAVVESVKAASDVYAPVSGEVVAVNEDVAASPEKLNQDPYGAWMFRIRPSEPAQLDGLLDAAAYAALVESESH
- the gcvPA gene encoding aminomethyl-transferring glycine dehydrogenase subunit GcvPA, with translation MAFAAAQRARLAAHGRVHHGGRSNRELRMPFIPHTEDDVRAMLASIGVASIDELFDEIPPGLASKRLERVPEGLTEMEVARLAQARAERDGFYLNFIGAGAYEHHIPAAVWQIVTRGEFYSAYTPYQAEASQGTLQVLYEYQTMMASLTALDVSNASLYDGASALAEAVLMAVRAHKSARRVALPRTVHPFYRRVVQTLVTPQDIELLEVEFDPSQGITDPGCLPEGELAAVVIPQPNFFGCLEAVDELTDAAHARGALAIALVNPTALALLKPPGQWGQKGADIAVGDGQPLGAPLSSGGPYFGFMCCRQALVRQMPGRIIGRTVDLDGQPGFTLTLQAREQHIRRAKATSNICTNQGLLVTAATIYLALLGPEGLKRVAATCHANTQRLIEALTAIPGVRRLFGRPFFHEVVLQLATPVAGVLYGLEAQGIVGGFDLTPHYPELGHALLVCATETRTEADIARYAEHLARILGRQQSAPPCPIQPKL
- the tpx gene encoding thiol peroxidase; protein product: MSTVTLEGTPLHVSGHFPQPGEKLHSFMLVDKDLNDVSLAKFAGKRKVLSIVPSLDTPVCAQSTRVFNEKAAGLPNTVVLVISADLPFAQARFCGAEGIANVITLSSMRGRDFAKDYGVMITDYPLAGLMARAVIVADENDTVLYSQLVPEITQEPDYDAALAALK
- the gcvPB gene encoding aminomethyl-transferring glycine dehydrogenase subunit GcvPB translates to MLIFERSRPGRRATAQMPATLPALDLPVEFLRQDAPLLPECSELDVVRHYTRLSQKNFSIDTHFYPLGSCTMKYNPRACNGLAMLPQFLARHPQAAAATGQGFLACLFELQEILKDVTGMAGVSLAPMAGAQGEFAGVAMIRAYHLSRGDTARREMLVPDAAHGTNPATAVMCGYTVKEIPTDRNGDVHLDALRAAVGPHTAGLMLTNPSTLGVFERNIVEIARIVHEAGGLLYYDGANLNAILGRVRPGDMGFDVIHMNLHKTFSTPHGGGGPGAGPVGVSERLLPFLPVPIVHEERGVYRWLTERDRPQSIGRLSAHMGNAGVLLRAWVYARMLGREGMHRVAEYATLNANYLMAELKKAGFELAYPMRRASHEFIITLKALKEQTGVTAMDVAKRLLDKGFYAPTTYFPLLVPECLLIEPTETESKETLDAFVAALKEIVEEAHLDPERVKGAPYTTPVRRLDDVRAARELDLVYKPAA
- a CDS encoding diacylglycerol kinase codes for the protein MESPHKSKSGLARIGRALFYSLAGLRAALRHEHAFRQELVLAALLIPTSLFLPASGTGHALMIGSVLLVLVVELINSAVEAVVDRVSTEDHPLAKRAKDMGSAAVFLALVNVPMVWGLVLLG
- the grxD gene encoding Grx4 family monothiol glutaredoxin; this encodes MSIQDVIREQIDSHPVVLYMKGTPQFPQCGFSANAVNLLRACGVKDFFSVNVLADPAIRQGIKDFSNWPTIPQLYVRGQFIGGSDIMTEMYQKGELQKLLQELAAA
- a CDS encoding nucleotidyltransferase domain-containing protein yields the protein MAPDLLLRLLTTPAMAPALSAAQWDLALRQARRAGLMARLALVVQEAGVPVPAQAQRHLAGALTVCKRLQEALAWELARIRAALADTGAPAVLLKGAAYAAAGLPVAAGRLFGDVDLLVPREHLAVVEAALLEHGWAPMKLDPYDQRYYRQWMHEIPPLEHTRRQTVIDVHHNILPRTARHRPDPSLILDLVRPALQAPGFFVPAPVDLVIHCATHLFYEGETDRALRDLLDFDGLLRHFGPEPGFWDTLVPRAQALDLARPLYYGLRYARRVLGTPIPGEVAQAAATAAPAWPVTLAMDWLAQEGFRPKHPSCRGPFTGLAHFILYLRGHWLRMPLRLLLPHLLRKALPRRAPRPVDRAAIL
- a CDS encoding HprK-related kinase A; translation: MNLRELPLEDIRHRLAGPGLCLRTGPFTVRIRSRISAVVDSLTLLYADHPVLADEVFCDFHVRLLRPLGLRRWWRPQVKFAFDDFVPFKPLPYDHAFPMLEWGLNWSVAQHAHWYLVVHAAVIEQKGRAAILPAPPGSGKSTLTAALVQRGWRLLSDELTLIDPETGLVHALARPVSLKNTSLPLLRAWAPEAVFGPPAHDTLKGTVAHMKPPQESVARMEEPAHPAWVIFPRYVPDSAPRLTPHPRAHALLELAHNAFNYSALGSCGYDTLARLIATVECFDFTYSRLEDALNIFTRLADGP
- a CDS encoding HPr-rel-A system PqqD family peptide chaperone; this encodes MTDVRWRVNPTHRVRLTPWEDGYTAFHGASGDTHLLDPFTGQVLSCLLDHAMDLDELARALVDRPVAELASEEREALERALAALARAHLAEAEKLS